A portion of the Gossypium arboreum isolate Shixiya-1 chromosome 8, ASM2569848v2, whole genome shotgun sequence genome contains these proteins:
- the LOC108482468 gene encoding gamma-glutamyl peptidase 5-like isoform X2, which produces MKVGRYAVLLAARDSEFVEKVYGGYFNVFIAAFGEEGERWDLFRVVDDEFPDMSELYKYDGFVISGSPYDAYGNDYWILKLCFLLQTLDAMEKKVLGICFGHQVLCRSLGGKVGKACSGWDIGLRTVKVVKDLWVPSSLEELDEMPSSLSIIECHQDEVFEVPMGAQVVAFSEKTGVEMFVIGQHILGIQGHPEYTRDILYNIIDRLLDNNSIQNMQRDIAEKAKFGLETAEPDRKSWEKICRDFLKRRQNSSFS; this is translated from the exons ATGAAGGTAGGAAGATATGCTGTTTTGCTGGCAGCCAGGGACTCCGAGTTTGTGGAGAAAGTGTATGGGGGTTATTTCAATGTGTTTATTGCTGCTTTTGGAGAAGAAGGAGAAAGGTGGGACTTATTCAGGGTTGTGGATGATGAGTTCCCTGACATGAGTGAGCTGTACAAGTATGATGGATTTGTGATCAGTGGGAGTCCCTATGATGCTTACGGGAATGATTACTGGATTCTCAAGCTTTGCTTCCTCTTGCAGACACTTGATGCCATGGAGAAGAAAGTCCTTGGGATCTGCTTTGGCCATCAG GTTTTGTGCAGGTCATTGGGGGGGAAAGTTGGCAAGGCTTGCAGTGGATGGGATATAGGGCTGAGGACAGTAAAAGTCGTGAAAGATTTGTGGGTCCCCAGCTCCCTGGAAGAGTTGGATGAAATGCCCTCTTCCCTGTCAATCATAGAGTGCCACCAGGACGAAGTATTCGAGGTCCCAATGGGAGCTCAAGTGGTTGCATTTTCGGAAAAGACGGGTGTGGAGATGTTCGTGATTGGACAACACATACTTGGCATTCAGGGCCATCCAGAGTATACCAGGGACATCCTATACAACATCATCGATCGCCTTCTCGATAACAACTCCATTCAG AATATGCAGAGAGATATTGCCGAGAAAGCTAAATTTGGATTGGAAACTGCTGAACCTGACAGGAAGAGCTGGGAAAAGATATGCAGGGATTTTCTGAAGAGAAGACAGAATTCCAGCTTTTCATGA
- the LOC108482468 gene encoding gamma-glutamyl peptidase 3-like isoform X1: protein MKVGRYAVLLAARDSEFVEKVYGGYFNVFIAAFGEEGERWDLFRVVDDEFPDMSELYKYDGFVISGSPYDAYGNDYWILKLCFLLQTLDAMEKKVLGICFGHQVLCRSLGGKVGKACSGWDIGLRTVKVVKDLWVPSSLEELDEMPSSLSIIECHQDEVFEVPMGAQVVAFSEKTGVEMFVIGQHILGIQGHPEYTRDILYNIIDRLLDNNSIQEELGKDMQGFSEEKTEFQLFMKMDYLGYLMAFWNHQVSWSYSKPT, encoded by the exons ATGAAGGTAGGAAGATATGCTGTTTTGCTGGCAGCCAGGGACTCCGAGTTTGTGGAGAAAGTGTATGGGGGTTATTTCAATGTGTTTATTGCTGCTTTTGGAGAAGAAGGAGAAAGGTGGGACTTATTCAGGGTTGTGGATGATGAGTTCCCTGACATGAGTGAGCTGTACAAGTATGATGGATTTGTGATCAGTGGGAGTCCCTATGATGCTTACGGGAATGATTACTGGATTCTCAAGCTTTGCTTCCTCTTGCAGACACTTGATGCCATGGAGAAGAAAGTCCTTGGGATCTGCTTTGGCCATCAG GTTTTGTGCAGGTCATTGGGGGGGAAAGTTGGCAAGGCTTGCAGTGGATGGGATATAGGGCTGAGGACAGTAAAAGTCGTGAAAGATTTGTGGGTCCCCAGCTCCCTGGAAGAGTTGGATGAAATGCCCTCTTCCCTGTCAATCATAGAGTGCCACCAGGACGAAGTATTCGAGGTCCCAATGGGAGCTCAAGTGGTTGCATTTTCGGAAAAGACGGGTGTGGAGATGTTCGTGATTGGACAACACATACTTGGCATTCAGGGCCATCCAGAGTATACCAGGGACATCCTATACAACATCATCGATCGCCTTCTCGATAACAACTCCATTCAG GAAGAGCTGGGAAAAGATATGCAGGGATTTTCTGAAGAGAAGACAGAATTCCAGCTTTTCATGAAAATGGATTATCTTGGATATTTGATGGCATTTTGGAACCATCAAGTTTCTTGGAGCTACTCTAAGCCTACCTAA
- the LOC108482468 gene encoding gamma-glutamyl peptidase 5-like isoform X3 has product MKVGRYAVLLAARDSEFVEKVYGGYFNVFIAAFGEEGERWDLFRVVDDEFPDMSELYKYDGFVISGSPYDAYGNDYWILKLCFLLQTLDAMEKKVLGICFGHQVLCRSLGGKVGKACSGWDIGLRTVKVVKDLWVPSSLEELDEMPSSLSIIECHQDEVFEVPMGAQVVAFSEKTGVEMFVIGQHILGIQGHPEYTRDILYNIIDRLLDNNSIQRDIAEKAKFGLETAEPDRKSWEKICRDFLKRRQNSSFS; this is encoded by the exons ATGAAGGTAGGAAGATATGCTGTTTTGCTGGCAGCCAGGGACTCCGAGTTTGTGGAGAAAGTGTATGGGGGTTATTTCAATGTGTTTATTGCTGCTTTTGGAGAAGAAGGAGAAAGGTGGGACTTATTCAGGGTTGTGGATGATGAGTTCCCTGACATGAGTGAGCTGTACAAGTATGATGGATTTGTGATCAGTGGGAGTCCCTATGATGCTTACGGGAATGATTACTGGATTCTCAAGCTTTGCTTCCTCTTGCAGACACTTGATGCCATGGAGAAGAAAGTCCTTGGGATCTGCTTTGGCCATCAG GTTTTGTGCAGGTCATTGGGGGGGAAAGTTGGCAAGGCTTGCAGTGGATGGGATATAGGGCTGAGGACAGTAAAAGTCGTGAAAGATTTGTGGGTCCCCAGCTCCCTGGAAGAGTTGGATGAAATGCCCTCTTCCCTGTCAATCATAGAGTGCCACCAGGACGAAGTATTCGAGGTCCCAATGGGAGCTCAAGTGGTTGCATTTTCGGAAAAGACGGGTGTGGAGATGTTCGTGATTGGACAACACATACTTGGCATTCAGGGCCATCCAGAGTATACCAGGGACATCCTATACAACATCATCGATCGCCTTCTCGATAACAACTCCATTCAG AGAGATATTGCCGAGAAAGCTAAATTTGGATTGGAAACTGCTGAACCTGACAGGAAGAGCTGGGAAAAGATATGCAGGGATTTTCTGAAGAGAAGACAGAATTCCAGCTTTTCATGA